Proteins co-encoded in one Cytophagales bacterium genomic window:
- a CDS encoding LamG domain-containing protein, which produces MSQYFHLIVFKSYIGYALFTVLFACNNRTTEPVKDPVEFTGGNKFIHFNTSGIPNSTFTYEFWFKTDQIHEIDKEDPLTGTNGAQGQHFAVFPGYGGDGNARGTGVSVGINGVSLYEHKANYLNARIVYEGILKGWNHIAVVYDNNAPALYVNEVKVASKKATMDTIKPIFSLGTHSHNNKYFKALIDEFRVWSRALTEDEIRSNLKFTYTGLETGLEIYYNFDTYKTDKLIFDNSGNKRHGEINRQFNFRKYLHTKNNLASQSSEYEFSDVVDIIINDTINNIEYHIDKLEESSVGVNIIGWAFIKDTNAVKNEIYLVLRYKNKRYIFNTKPIKRTDVTKAFKLYDLDNSGFSAFIPFYKIQPGSYQIEIFINKNDSLYALVSTDSYVHLPFITETNNIKYSLEDFEEFEGGYNVRGWAFIVGKNSENSIIKLCIKSSTALYYFETNLEKRPDVTKSANGLFNLDGSGFQTFINKEDIEPGKNEVGIYIIKDDTIEALQFTKRFITTHEL; this is translated from the coding sequence ATGAGTCAGTATTTTCATTTGATTGTGTTTAAATCTTATATTGGGTATGCTCTTTTTACTGTTTTATTTGCTTGTAATAATAGAACTACAGAACCTGTAAAAGATCCCGTTGAATTTACCGGAGGCAATAAATTTATACATTTTAACACTTCCGGTATTCCCAATAGTACTTTTACTTATGAATTTTGGTTTAAGACTGATCAAATACATGAAATTGACAAAGAAGATCCTTTAACCGGAACTAATGGCGCTCAAGGTCAACATTTTGCTGTGTTCCCTGGATATGGAGGTGATGGAAATGCCAGAGGAACAGGTGTTTCAGTAGGAATAAATGGTGTTTCGCTATATGAACATAAAGCGAATTATTTAAATGCAAGGATTGTATATGAAGGCATATTAAAGGGATGGAATCACATAGCTGTTGTATATGATAACAATGCTCCGGCTTTGTATGTTAATGAGGTTAAAGTGGCGTCTAAAAAAGCAACTATGGATACTATTAAGCCAATTTTTTCACTCGGTACTCATTCTCATAATAATAAGTACTTTAAAGCTTTAATAGATGAATTCAGGGTTTGGAGCCGGGCTTTAACAGAAGATGAAATAAGATCAAATTTGAAATTTACATATACAGGTTTGGAAACAGGACTGGAAATTTATTACAACTTTGATACTTATAAAACCGACAAATTAATTTTCGATAATTCGGGTAATAAGAGGCATGGAGAAATAAATAGACAATTTAATTTCAGGAAATATCTGCATACTAAAAACAATCTTGCCAGTCAATCATCTGAATATGAGTTCTCTGATGTGGTAGATATAATTATCAATGATACGATTAACAATATTGAGTACCACATTGATAAATTGGAAGAAAGCAGCGTTGGGGTTAATATAATTGGATGGGCTTTTATAAAAGATACCAATGCTGTTAAAAATGAGATCTACCTGGTTTTAAGATATAAAAACAAGAGATATATTTTCAATACAAAGCCGATCAAACGTACAGATGTTACCAAAGCTTTTAAACTCTATGATCTTGATAATTCAGGGTTTTCAGCCTTTATCCCATTTTATAAGATCCAGCCAGGCAGCTATCAGATAGAAATATTTATTAATAAAAATGACAGCTTATATGCTTTAGTATCAACTGATAGTTATGTTCATTTACCATTCATAACCGAAACTAATAATATAAAATATTCATTAGAGGACTTTGAAGAATTTGAAGGGGGGTATAACGTGAGAGGTTGGGCTTTTATTGTTGGTAAAAATTCTGAGAATTCCATAATAAAACTTTGTATAAAATCCTCAACTGCTTTATATTATTTTGAAACAAACCTTGAGAAAAGACCTGATGTAACTAAGTCAGCTAATGGACTCTTTAACTTAGATGGTTCAGGGTTTCAAACATTTATTAATAAAGAAGATATTGAACCAGGAAAAAATGAAGTTGGGATTTATATTATAAAGGATGATACGATTGAGGCATTACAATTTACAAAACGATTCATCACTACCCATGAACTTTAA
- a CDS encoding T9SS type A sorting domain-containing protein has protein sequence AKTDKGNAIVNGMPYNVFVLSVADGVNAMTNALSTASGVVTLQLMPADAASTVTGSDIADNGNGSDLQVAFNKAANEATVSAYRIIVVDSADAATFDLDSANAVTAANYTSVTPTGANISQTLAAGAKTDKGNAIVNGMPYNVFVLSVADGVNALTNALSASSSVITLQAALPVAAGAISNLAVVDTADNGNGSDLHISFDKVLDETKVSGYRIIVVDSVDASTFDLDSANAVIAANYTAVTPTGANISQTLAAGATTNKGNSIVNNMPYNVFVLSVADGVNAITNALSASSSTITLKTAIGIEDIVKAQNNIEIYNIDNTIYINFLQNESRKGVISVYNVNGQLLKQLNTSKLQNKITLTGKQEGILFIRVETANIAITKKFLLAR, from the coding sequence GCTAAAACCGATAAAGGTAATGCCATTGTAAACGGAATGCCGTATAACGTATTTGTTTTGAGTGTGGCTGACGGAGTGAATGCAATGACCAACGCTTTGTCTACTGCCTCAGGTGTTGTTACACTTCAGTTAATGCCGGCAGATGCAGCAAGCACAGTAACCGGATCCGATATAGCCGATAATGGAAACGGCAGTGACCTGCAGGTTGCTTTCAATAAGGCTGCTAATGAAGCCACTGTTTCCGCATACAGAATTATTGTTGTGGATTCTGCCGATGCAGCAACCTTTGACCTGGATTCTGCAAATGCTGTTACTGCCGCAAATTACACTTCCGTAACACCCACAGGCGCTAATATTTCACAAACATTAGCCGCAGGTGCTAAAACCGATAAAGGTAATGCCATTGTAAACGGAATGCCGTATAACGTGTTTGTTTTGAGTGTGGCTGACGGAGTTAATGCACTGACCAATGCATTGTCTGCATCTTCAAGTGTCATTACACTTCAGGCAGCGCTACCTGTTGCTGCTGGTGCTATTTCCAATTTAGCTGTGGTAGATACAGCTGACAATGGCAATGGCAGTGACCTGCATATTTCTTTTGATAAGGTTCTTGATGAAACTAAAGTTTCAGGATATAGAATTATTGTTGTAGATTCTGTCGATGCATCAACCTTTGATCTGGATTCTGCAAATGCTGTTATTGCAGCAAATTACACTGCTGTAACGCCCACGGGCGCTAATATTTCACAAACATTAGCAGCAGGAGCTACCACGAATAAGGGCAACTCAATTGTAAATAATATGCCATATAATGTGTTTGTCTTAAGCGTTGCTGACGGAGTAAATGCGATAACCAATGCATTATCTGCATCTTCAAGCACTATAACCTTAAAAACAGCAATTGGCATTGAGGATATTGTAAAAGCTCAAAACAACATCGAAATTTACAATATTGACAATACCATTTACATTAACTTTTTGCAAAATGAAAGCCGAAAAGGTGTTATTTCTGTATATAATGTGAATGGACAACTATTAAAGCAGTTAAACACTTCAAAGCTTCAGAATAAGATTACTTTAACAGGAAAACAGGAAGGAATTCTTTTCATAAGAGTAGAAACGGCCAATATAGCCATCACAAAAAAGTTTCTTCTGGCGAGGTAA